DNA sequence from the Nicotiana tomentosiformis chromosome 3, ASM39032v3, whole genome shotgun sequence genome:
ACAAACACGCTCTAAGTATTACTCCTTCcattttaatttatataatgtACTATAATTGGTtataaagtttaagaaaaaaaaggtttattaaaatttataatctaaataaattaaaatatttatatgatcatgtataaaatgtaaaataaaaagtttaagtaTTAATTATTTACAaagaatattatttttataaaaaatatatataaaaaaatacatcATATAAATTAAGATATTGGAGTATATTTGAAAGAAGAGAAATTTGCGCTTTTAGTCCTTTAGTTTCTAATTTTAGTCCTTataatataattaaatatatttaaCCTTCAATTAATTGAAATGTGTACTTTTGATCCGTCTActtaagaatttttataaatttaacgaaatactaattattaaactatttaatttatatagttctaaaaataatttaaaacataacATGAGTTCActttaaaaacacaaaaaactACACATTTCAATTTCTTAGAGGATAAATGTGTTTAGCTAAATATTATAAAAACCAAAAATAGAATTTCTCAATAACTTGAGAGATCAAAAGTACATTTTTTCTTTGAAAGAACAAATAAAGCCAAGTTTTGTACAACTAGAAATGATTTTTAGATGTATTAATGGAAATAACACAAATTAGTTTTGCCCAAATTATTTTCAAGAACACCAGCAGTAGGTGGGCCCTGCTCCGGTGCCAAGGTCCCTTTTGGGATGTGTGTATGGGATGTGTGTATGGGTAAAAACTTATCTCTAAAATGCTTAAGTCATGGTAACATTAGTGAGGCATTCACAGGCCGCCatgcgtcgcagatgcgactccATAAAGACCTGCCCATGGTCGAAGTGGTTCAAGAAACAATGAAGGTTGCGGTCGAAGAGTCAGCAAGAATTAAGGTCGAGGAATCACCAAAGATCAAGGTCGAGGTCGAACACCCTTGACAGAGTTATAACAGCTAGTTTCAAGATATGACACTAAAAAGGATATTCTTGTGGATGTTCTCTGCACTTCTACTATTAGAGTTTCTAGGAACATATTCCCTATAAATAGATagacacaatgataggggacaggagatattcatttgtaaagaacACATTGACTTTATAGAGAGAATCTGGTCTTATTGCATAtatacaaaaataacctttttacCAAGATTCTTGTCTAACATTTTCACCGGATCCAAGAACAACCCAAGTGCTCAAAGGCttatcaatcattcatcattgtcagaaagaataaCCACTGATTTCATTCCTTTTCGGGTGACTCACACGTTTTATTTACCTAAATGATATTTGTTGCTAGTTATTACTATTTAATGCCATATTATATCTTTTTGGATCATTGAATATTGCTATTATTGCTCATAATTATTACCATCCGAATAGAATatattagttattttattttaacaccagtagctttatcttttggatattatttttaactaagattaactcctctttatataaatagctttatcttttggatattatttttaactaagATTAACTCTTCTTTATATAAATCTAATCGATTGAgccaaaatttatatttttagttaaacagtttggcgccgtcCGTGGAGATTTCTTAGTTAATTTTTTTAGTTCCTTTAGATCTACGTCTTACGTGAGTCACTAACCTCACAAACCCAATATCTTCCTCTTTCTTTGCACGTACAAAAAcctacatggcaggtaaccaatGAGAGATGACTAAAGTAACTAGTGACTTCCCTAGCAACCTCATGAACTCTATCAGCGAGAGATGTGAGACATTAGGCGAGGAAGTGACGCCCAttgcccctcccccccccccccaggaaCGAGAGGCCGCCTCCCCCATTGTAGCATAATAAAACTAAATGGAAAATGGGACTCCATGTCTATAGAAGAAGGGACTccactgtcacgccccgaacctgggcctggacgtaacaagacactcggtgcctgactacatgtgaccgagcAAACCAACTGGCTGACTGAATCagcatgtgatatcataacatactgaatgcggaaaATAAACTAACACATGCCGATATACTAAAAGTCTAAATGATATAATTCACGTGCGAAAATATTAATATAAGTCTGAAACATATAGGTAGCAatattgcttaacatgaaaagcctgtgactctgtctaactattactctagtctatgaagcctctaatgaagtactgaaaacacTGATTGTTTGAAAATACTGAAGACTGTaaggtaatgataatgccccAAAAGAATTGAagatcaccaaatagctggttcgagaatcctagcgctctgaatcgtcaacctgtaaatcattacctgtatcgtgagatgcaggccttgggcaaaagggacgtcagtacatttgaattgcactggtatgtaaagcaactgaCAAAAAGAACTATAAATGTTGAAACTGAGCTGATAACTGAGAACTGATAACAAAAAACTGCAATGATAACTAATAACTggtaactgaaatgataactgataactgataactaataactgaactgaacaaaggaagtaaggatatgaatactccttcttctgaatgatgaacaacctgtttatctgaataaactaTGGCCtcgggcccaatatatatgtgcacaagctatGACCTCAGGCTCAAGTATACGTATAaataactacggcctcaggcccaaaaaaTGCATAAAGAATCAACTACAgtctcatgcccaaatatgcataaagcataaactacggcctcaggcccaaatatgtATAAAGCATATAAACTATGGCTTCgggcccaaatacaggtgttcaacattcagagATTTAAAattaggaactgagaatcatacggcaatacatgatactgaaaCACTAAATCACACTGAGTTACATAATACTGGAATACTGAATAGGGCTaaactgagacatgtattcttgAATTGATTATGAACACTTAAACTTCAACTGTTTATGACATGTTGAGTAATCTATACTGAGACTCGGgggcatcaaacccaagtctatattgaATATGCACTAAGCTCACAAcgttcagaatgaaagtcatgaacgagttatgaagctagagaatagaagttctgctactattcaaggaactaggcttaactatattttTAAGGCAATTAGTAACAtcgtagtgtagggagaatcattaacattcccaaacatagagagttagcctcacaaaCCTGGACTCTAGCCCTTTAAGTGTATCACAATGTGTGTCACCTATTTTTCAACGATAATCTATGTCAATATATATCAAGATGAACCAATATTAACACTAATTCTCATGTTTTAATcacttaggaattttatcaaacaccgtATGGACGTAAAGCCTCAAAACCCTTAGTAATTGGTCTTTTCTTCACCaagttctcattctactacttttaggtgattctacaatcccaaatagatgtaactaacaccatttctcatcacccaaatgtttacaacaatcataagtcaacaatccaaaaccctagcatagttcTTATGGTTCTCTTTATCAAAACCATTTACTATTATCCCAAAAACTCAtcaattcatagttataaatgattagggagtagAAGCATTACCTTTTCGAAGTTCACTCCTCTTGAATTCAAGTTATAGGGTTTCCTTTCTCAACAATTGTGTCTCCACCGAATATCTAATGAGTGGAaggatttacccatgttaatagggtgctggagaattgaaattaacttagaatcatcgttagaacttaccttgtataatggagggaccttggggaagttaggttcttgagagcttccctttctaaaGTAAGTTTTCGTGTTTGGGGTGTGGGGGAACGAGGTAAGGGTTTTAAATAAGTGAACACGTCCCAAAactgagaaaaataaaaatatctcgGGTAAACCTCGTCGGCGCGAGGCATCGTCAGGGGCGCCACAATAACTGTGCAAGGCGCTATCAGAGGCACCAAAATTatagtgccttgcactgtctgggGCGCTGGGGATTATGCCCTGGATAGTGCCTTGCACTATCTGGGGCGCTAAGGTTGATGCGCTAGatagtgccttgcactgtctgtGGCACTTAGTTTTTATGGCCTTGCACTATCTATGGCCATGGgttttcatggccttgcactgtctatggtcGTGAGTTTTCACGGCCTTGCATTGACTAAGGCTATAAGACGTACctcccataaacttagtcgattctatcgaattttatacaccttactatcggTCTTGATTCCAAAATAACAGTTTTCACCCATACTTATCCCGATATGActtcacattaatactcatttaatgcaTCAACAGCTAATTCAGATTTACAgagtgttacattatctcccccttgggatcattcgtcctcgaatgattgtCCTGACTGTAACTATGACTAACTTTTGACCTTAAATGGGTCTGATGGAGACATACGAATACTGAACTGAATGACTACTGGATTGATTGAATATTGAGCTACTAAATACTGAAAGACATGGagattataatatatgttctgaATGAGAAGGATAACTACCTTCGATGTTTCTCAAAAACACCTGCCAACTAACAGATCATAACGCTAGCTTCATAGGGCGTCGTAATATGCATAACATGAAATTGCCACCAGTCACTGACGACTGGGCCATCCAAGCTTTCTCctaagggttgaacgagcaaagttcaatagcatcacgtcggctgaagcaaaatttgatcgagtatccagcaataataTGGGCGGATGTACAAAACTGATaccagtcaaaaattagggtcgaggacgaccaattggGAGCTCCTTCCGGATCCATGCATCAGTACAGGTTGGCTACTAAAAACAAGAGGGGTATCAACATAGAGCAAAGGTCGAATAGAGACCAATATCAATcgtacgtcgcagatcgaatgaacaacggttcaacacGCAATGCCGCTCGAaacaatcgaaggagtgatcgaggacaaaattctcgagggcgtatgagcaagagtggctttgataaatatgtcgatcttatagaggcacctcggctatcggagtatagttttagcatcgatgcatcaggcattgtatcggcgatcggaagaatcaaagataccaGGTGGCACAGACCCATGCAAACTGACCCTTCCCAAAGGAACTCGAattcgatgtgcaagtatcatgatACGCATGGCCACAAGACCGAAGATTGCAGAtaattaagagaagaggtagcccatttattcaatgagggccacttTCGAAAGTTCctcagtgaccgagccaagaatcacttcagaaAAAGGGACGCCTGCAAAAAagataaacaagaggaacctctgcatatcattcatatgatcatccgCAGGGTCGATACTCTACAGGGACTCGTGCTCAAAAGTGACAAGATACCGGCCACAGGGGAAAAACGAACTCAAGGTTATGTACGcgagggcactttatcattcagaattgaagaagccgagggcatctctcaacctcacaatgacgctctggtaatttctatcctattagATAAATTTCAAGTTAAGTGTgtcttagtggatccaggtagctctgtgaatatcatccgatcatgggtagtggagcagctcggtTTGCATTATCAAGTTGTGCCCGTAGCTCGGGTCTTAAATGACTTCAATATAGCTAGTGAAACAACTAATGGGAAAATTATTCTGCCCGTAAATGTGGCtgaaaccatccaaaataccaagttccacgtaatcgaagccAACATGTGGTACAATTCCCTACTCgaaagaccatggatccacaatataagggcagtgccttcgactctacaccaagtgatgaaattccctACGTCGGACGGTGTgaaaacagtatacggggagaaacatgctgcgaaggaaatatttgcggtcgatgagaTAACACTGATACCAACGTTATCGGCCTCAGAAAGGTCAAGCACAAAAGATAGaagagaaaccaaatagcaatcacagccaccggTCTCGACCGAATCGGTGAAGCAGGAACTAGAAGATGACGAGGAAGAGTTTCCAGTACCTCGAGCTCTCATTGTCCCCGACGACTCCAACGCCACCAAGTCAACGATCGAACAGctggagcaggttatattaatcgaacatctgcccagagaaaggtatacctaggactggggttgacccccgaactcaggaaaaacttattcaatttcttattgataatatagattgctttgcttggtcccattttgacatggcagggatcccaccatcgataacaacgcaccagctgagcttggaccctaggttcaaaccggtgaagcaagaAAGAAGACCTCAGttcgaggtaaaacacgcatttgtaaaagacgaggtaactaaacttctcaaaattgggatcaattcgggaagtaaaatatcccgaatggttagccaatgtggttgtagtccccaaaaaagggaacaaacttagaatgtgtgtagattataaagatctaaacaaagcatgccccaaagattcttttccattgCCTAGCATCGATCACTtaatcgatgccacagccggccatgagatcctcacttttctcgacgcctattccgggtacaatcaaatttgcATGAACTCGGAGGACAAAGAAAAACTTCATTTGTCACTAAGTATGGAACTtgttgttataatgtgatgccattcgggctaaaaaacgcaggagctacttaccaactcCTAGCGAagaaaatgtttgaagaacaaataggtaaatcgatggaggtttacattgatgatatgctagttaagtccctgcacgtagaggaccatttgactcatttgcagtaAATGTTcaaaattttaaggaaatacaacatgaagttcaaccccgaaaaatgtgcttttggggttggatcaggcaagttcctcggcttcatggtatcggatcgggggatcgagatcaaccccaacaaaatcaaggccatataatacatcaccatcgtggatagtGTGAAAGTAGTGCAAGGGCTAACCGgatggatagctgccttaggccgatttatttcaaggtcgtcagatcgaagccacaaattcttctctctactcagAAAGAAAAGTGATTTCGCCTgtaccccggaatgccaacaggcattggaATAACTGACGatgtacctatcgagcccaccactaatTCACACTCCGAAGACAGATGAGaagctttacttatacttggcggtataagaaatcgcggtaagtagtgtcctagttcgagaagagcaaggtacgcagtttcctgtttattatgtaagtcggaccttaggagaagcatagactagatacccacacttagagaaattggcgcttgcactgataagaacctctagaaagttaagaccatactttcaatgtcaccacgtatatgttttaaccacttacccactccgaaatattttgcacaagcccgaactattgggccgactggccaaatgggttgtcgaactcagtgggtacgatattgaatatcagcCTCAAAcggccatcaagtcccaaattttagcagacttcgtggctgatttcatcacaaccctcgtacccgaagttgaaaaggaactcttgttaaaattgggtacatcgtcgggggtttggaccctctacacatatggtgcttcaaatgtgaagggatcTGAGCTTGGCATCATATTAAAACCTCCCACGggtggcattattaggcaatccatcaaaaccactagattaactaacaatgaggccgagtacgaggccatgattataggtctcgagctagctaaaaacttgggagcagaagtcattgaagccaaatgtgactctttgctagtggtgaaACAAGTGAACAAAtctttcgaagttcgagaagataggatgcagaggtatttgtacaaactacaggtaactctacactatttcaaagaatggaccctacaacatgtgcctcgagaaaaAATAGTGAGGTCGACGCACTCGCAAATCTGGGGTCGTCGGTTGAAAAAGACAAGATCCACTCAGGGACTgttgttcaactctcgagatctatAATCGAGGAGGggaatgccgagataaattccacgagcttaacctgggattggaggaataagtatattgaatacttaaacaatggaaaactcccatcgaactcTAAAGAATCGAGTGTTTTacgaaccaaggctgctcgattcacgttggttaaagatggaacattatacataAGGACGTTAGACGGACCACTGACAGTGTgcttgggaccaggagacaccgattatgttttacgagaggttcATGAAGGCACTGGTGGAAACCACTCCGGTGCCGAACCACTAATTtgcaaaatcatcagagcaggatactactgggatagcatggaaaaggacactaaggagtttgttcgaaaatgcgataaatgtcaaaggtttgcaccgatgatccatcaacccggagagcagcttAATTCAGTcatttctccatggccattcataaaatggggaatggatattgtaggccctctaccatcggctcTAGGTAAAGCTAacttcattttgtttatgactgactatttctctaaatggttgaagcacaggcgttcgaaaaagtaagagagaaagaggttatagatttcaactgggatcacatcgtgtatCGATTTGGGAGACCAGcagaaataacatgtaacaatggtaagcaatttatcggcggtaaagtgacaaaatttctcgaagatcatagaataaaaaggatactatcaacaccatatcatcctagtgggaacggacaggccgaatcaatgaacaagactatcatccaaaacatgAAGCaaagattgaacgaagctaaaggaaagtggagagaagtttttcccgaagtcctttgggcatatcggacaacatctaaatccagtacGAGAGCGACTccattttccttagtgtatggcttCGAAGCATTAATtccggtcgaagtcggggaacccatcGCAATTTTCCGACATACATCGGAAGAGTCAAACTACAAGGCtctgaatactagcctcgaattattagatgaaaaacgagaagcgacACTGGTTCGAATGGCTTCACAAAAACAaagaatcgaaaggtactacaatagaagaaccaacttccgccatttcatggccggggacttggtcctaagAAAGGTCACCaccaacactcgagatcctaatgaagggaagctcggcccaaattaggaaggaccctatcaagtcctcgatatagtcgggaaaagggtcttataaacttggaACAATGGATGGAAAatcattaccaaacaattggagcatatcgcttctcaaatgatattattgttaaggtataaTTTTCTCCTCTCTATCGTCTATATACATGCATTCGACACTAACACATTGCAGGTATTCGACAAAAGACATCAAGACCTCTGGTTTCAAAGAacacgttgtactcttttttcccttaaATCAACTTTTATcctaaatgggttttccggcaaggtttttaatgaggaaactactatgtgctacctgagggcaaatcaatagtatctgaggcgcattcataatcaacctcgaatactggggggctaccatcgaataaatcaagttcggcataagaaagttatttcatatcaaattcatgtcggatagggtctcgatagagaaaagtgtaagggccaaatgatCAAAACGAACCATACCCACATAGTTTTGCTTGAACcctggcacaagatacaaacacatgtataCTGACTTATAAAGGAAAACAACTTCTTTTCCgatatctcacactttgaaaagatcttcctacttcatgattcaaaaaggcttaaaggccaaccaccatcaaAAGAATTTTGATACGagcgatcataaaaagcctacgggctatgatactttgagttcgagttcgaagcaatcactcacttaatcataaaaagcctaagggctacgatACTTTGAGTTCAAGTTCTAACTAataactcactcaattattaagcctatggtctatcttactttgagttcgagcaatcactcactcgatcataaaaagcctacgggctacgatactttgagttcgattcaaagtaatcactcactcaattattaagcctaagggttatcttacttcaagttcgagcaatcactcactcgatcataaaaagcctacgggctatgatactttgagttcgagttcaatgcaatcactcactcaattattaagcctaagggctatcttacttcgagttcgagcaatcactcactcgatcataaaatgcctATGGACtacgatactttgagttcgagttcgatcACTCACTCacttattaagcctaagggatatctaacttcgagttcgagcaatcattcactcaattataaagcctaagggctatcttacttagagttcgagcaatcactcacttgatcataaaaagcctacgggctatgatactttgagttcgagttcgaaacagtcacccactcaattattaagcctaagggctatcttactttgagtttgagcaaatcactcgaccataaaaagcctacgggctacaaatACTTTGAgttagagcaatcactcactcaactattaagcctaaaggctatgcTACTTTAAGTTCAAGCAAATTGCATGAGCCTAAGGGCTGAACATTTTCATAAAACACAAGTAAGCAAAATCCTCACTAAGCAGAAGAATGGTAACAGTGACAAGCTGGGAAAAGAAAAGACTTTATATACACAATGATATTTACAAAACGATCGATCAGGGCCTTACAAAGGAACCTAATCATCTACGGAAGTATTCTTTTCTACATCGGGCTCCTCCCTACTCTGAGACCCGTTTTTGCTCCCGTCATCGTCATCGTCGTCGTTATCATTATTGTCATCATCATCGGAGGCCAAGGCCCCAGCTTCAACTTTAAGCTCTcttgccttttttatctcttcagaaAGATCGAAGCCCCGAgcatggatttcctcgagggtttccctccgagttTGGTATTTGACAAATTCGGCGATCCAATGTGCTCGAATTCGAGCGGTATCAACAACCTCTATTTCATGGAACTGAGCGGCTTCGGCATCAGCCCGGTAAATAGCCACCATTGCATCTGCATTGGCCTTTATTTTTTCAGCCTCAGCgagttcagaggccaaccgagcctcgaggtCCTCCTTTTCTCTCGCTTGAGCCAAGCTTTTCTCCTTCAGGATCTGAAGTTGACTTTCGGTCGATGAAAACTGGGCCAGAGCAGTCTCTCTCTCTGTAGCAAGGCAATCCATATTTTCTTTCCATTTTAAGGACTCCGCCTTTATCTCATCAACTTCCTCGAAGAGTTTCCCGATCAACTCAAGCTTCTGCTACAGCTGTGAGACTGAAAGATTAGCCATCTTTCCAGtgtcgagcccataggcttttttaatagtatcattacctgctcggataGATCGGTCATATCTTGGTGAGCTTTAGTCAACTAAGCTCGGAGATCCTTGATTTCCTCTCCTttttgccctaagaggagtttaaggacATTCCTCTCCTCTATAACCCGTTGGAGATCGACCTCATATCGGTGTAGCTCAGCTCGGGATCGAGAACATGCTTCTTGATAAGCTGTCGCAGGCTACGGGGGGGAGAAGAAATGAAGTGAAAAAAGAAAATAGACATGAGAGATAATACCAACAAAATAAATTAAGgtttacctgattcaaagcttgCCGCACTCCATGGAAAATATCTGATGCCTCACTGCTACCGGAAACATCCTCGACGCCGGTAAAAAAAACACAGAAGGGATCTTCCCCCTCATGAGGCCTGTCtagttcgagggcccccaaatcttgggcttcccgaatcgccccttcagAAAAAGTAGGAAAAGTGGGCGAGTCTTTGGTTGTTGCTGCCCCAGGTGAGTCACTTGGGGAGTTCCCCTCGGTTCAAAGAGATTCGGGAACAACCCCTTCGGATACACCCCCAATCTGTATGCTTCGATTGGAAACATCCTCGATCCGCAACGACTCAAGAACTCTGCCCGAATACTTCTTCGATATACCCCTAGTTTGATCCGGAGTTGtataaaccaccatcgatccaccTGCCTGTGGAGCATCAGTGGTTTTCTTTGTTCTGTCCATCAGCACGAACTCCTCATTTTGCTCTTCCTCATCTTCATCTCTTAGGCACTGAACCGACTCTGGGGTCAGTGGGATGGTATTCTTCTTCGACTTACGAGTCGACCTTGCCTTCGGTTTTGGATTCTCGA
Encoded proteins:
- the LOC138907927 gene encoding rRNA-processing protein EFG1-like, with the translated sequence MDCLATERETALAQFSSTESQLQILKEKSLAQAREKEDLEARLASELAEAEKIKANADAMVAIYRADAEAAQFHEIEVVDTARIRAHWIAEFVKYQTRRETLEEIHARGFDLSEEIKKARELKVEAGALASDDDDNNDNDDDDDDGSKNGSQSREEPDVEKNTSVDD